One genomic region from Cardiocondyla obscurior isolate alpha-2009 linkage group LG19, Cobs3.1, whole genome shotgun sequence encodes:
- the LOC139110186 gene encoding CDK5RAP1-like protein has product MSRGMYYGNCFKRYLIQWKCTDPQRFLICRAIHGTIPRRASAINAGATEQIIERKPVRNIQDGPSLKDFLSPSIVDIPSEEPIPYIRDISGKNQKVYFDVYGCQMNVNDTDIIWSILKSHGYKHTQSLIDADIVLLITCSIRDNPEEKIWRKLELLRGLRNQRKRIAGSPVKIGLLGCMAERLKTKILEREKLVDVIAGPDSYKDLPRLLAVTDNETAVNVMLSLDETYADVTPVRLNQDSTAAFVSIMRGCDNMCTYCIVPFTRGRERSRPIESILDEVRQLSDQGVKEITLLGQNVNSYRDLSQSEFVLPANTETHLAKGFKTVYKNKKGGLRFSDLLDKVSLINPEIRIRFTSPHPKDFPDEVLHLIAERPNICKQIHLPAQSGNSVVLEKMRRGYTREAYLDLVYHIRDILPNVYLSSDFIAGFCGETEENFMETLSLIEKVKYHTAYLYAYSMREKTTAHRRYTDDVESHVKMDRLYRMVELYRKEAEQLNRAQIGQHQLVLVESESKRSNHNLQSRNDGNIKVVLPSATVPIAQHSTATRQIQIGDYVVVQIINANFLTLRGIPLYHSSIAEHSLNK; this is encoded by the exons ATGTCGAGGGGGATGTATTACGGAAATTGTTTTAAGAGATATTTGATACAATGGAAATGCACGGATCCTCAGCGGTTTCTAATATGCCGTGCAATTCACGGAACAATACCTCGTCGTGCATCGGCAATTAATGCAGGCGCAACCGAACAAATTATAGAACGGAAACCAGTGAGAAATATTCAAGACGGACCTTCTTTAAAAGATTTCTTGAGCCCATCTATCGTAGATATTCCCAGCGAGGAGCCTATTCCATACATACGAGATATCAGTGGCAAAAATcaaaaag TGTATTTTGACGTTTATGGCTGCCAAATGAACGTGAACGATACCGATATAATATGGTCGATATTGAAATCGCATGGCTACAAGCATACACAGTCTCTAATTGATGCAGATATTGTATTACTCATTACTTGCTCCATCAGGGACAATCCTGAGGAGAAAATATGgagaaaattagaattattgaGGGGTTTGAGGAAccagagaaagagaatagcTGGGAGTCCTGTAAAAATTGGTCTCTTAG gATGCATGGCTGAACGCTTGAAGACAAAAATattagagagagaaaagctTGTGGATGTAATAGCCGGTCCTGATAGTTACAAGGATTTGCCAAGGCTTCTGGCGGTAACGGATAATGAAACAGCTGTTAATGTCATGTTATCGCTCGACGAAACGTATGCAGACGTTACGCCAGTTAGACTCAACCAAGATTCCACAGCAGCATTTGT TTCGATAATGAGAGGTTGCGATAACATGTGTACTTATTGTATCGTACCGTTTacaagagggagagagagatcacGACCAATTGAAAGCATACTTGACGAAGTACGGCAATTGTCAGATCAGGGCGTGAAGGAAATAACTCTTCTAGGACAAAATGTGAATAGCTACAGAGATTTATCTCAATCGGAATTTGTCTTACCAGCCAACACTGAAACTCATCTCGCTAAAGGCTTTAAAacagtttataaaaataagaagggCGGTTTAAGGTTTAGCGATTTATTAGACAAAGtctctttaattaatccgGAAATAAGAATAAG atttacaTCTCCCCATCCCAAGGATTTTCCCGATGAGGTATTGCATTTAATAGCCGAAAGACCGAACATCTGTAAGCAGATTCATTTACCTGCTCAAAGCGGTAACTCCGTGGTTCTGGAAAAAATGCGCAGAGGATACACCAGGGAAGCATATTTGGACTTGGTGTATCATATACGGGATATTCTTCCAAATGTGTATTTGTCCAGCGACTTTATAGCTGGATTTTGCGGTGAAACCGAGGAAAACTTTATGGAAACGTTGTCGCTAATAGAAAAAGTGAAATACCATACTGCTTATTTATACGCTTATAGCATGCGCGAG AAAACTACAGCACACAGACGTTATACAGATGACGTTGAATCGCACGTGAAGATGGATCGTCTGTATCGCATGGTCGAATTGTACAGAAAGGAGGCAGAACAATTAAATAGGGCACAGATAGGGCAGCATCAACTTGTTCTTGTGGAAAGT GAGAGCAAAAGGTCTAATCATAATTTACAAAGTAGAAACGATGGCAACATAAAAGTTGTGCTACCATCTGCGACTGTTCCCATCGCTCAACACTCCACTGCGACAAGGCAAATACAGATTGGCGATTATGTCGttgtacaaattattaatgccaactttttaactttacgAGGAATACCGTTATATCATTCTTCAATCGCCGAACATTCTTTAAACAAATGA